ATGGCGGCGATATGACCTTTGTTATTGGCGCCACACAAGCGCTACACTGCGCGACAGAGCTTCGCATGCAAGGCAGCGATTCGGCGGATCGATACAATCGAGCCGTCTGGCCCAATGCGAGGACATCGCTGCCTCGGTCTGCGAGACAAAAAAAGAACAGATCAGGATATCTCTTGTTTTTCAGTTGGTTGTCTCCCCTTGCCAAATGAGAACAAAAAAGGTACAAAATGACAGGGATTGCGGATTGTCCGGCCTTCATTGACGACCAAGGGGTGATGTATCATGGCTCAGAATACTTTGCGGCTTGTAGAGGATAAGGCAGTGGACAAATCAAAGGCTCTGGATGCGGCGCTGTCGCAAATCGAGCGGGCTTTCGGCAAGGGCTCGATCATGCGGCTCGGCGCCAACGAGCAGGTCGTCGAGATCGAAACAGTGCCGACCGGGTCGCTCGGCCTCGACATCGCGCTCGGCGTCGGCGGCCTGCCGCGCGGCCGCATCATCGAGATCTACGGGCCGGAAAGCTCTGGCAAGACGACGCTGGCCCTGCACACCGTGGCTGAAGCCCAGAAGAAGGGCGGCATCTGCGCCTTCGTCGATGCCGAGCACGCGCTCGATCCTGTCTATGCCCGCAAGCTCGGCGTCGATCTCGAAAACCTCCTGATTTCACAGCCCGACACCGGCGAGCAGGCACTGGAGATCTGCGACACGTTGGTGCGCTCCGGCGCCATCGACGTGCTGGTGGTCGATTCGGTGGCAGCGCTGACGCCGCGTGCCGAAATCGAAGGCGAGATGGGCGATTCGCTGCCCGGCCTGCAGGCCCGGCTGATGAGCCAGGCGCTGCGCAAGCTGACCGCTTCGATCTCACGTTCCAACACCATGGTCATCTTCATCAATCAGATCCGCATGAAGATCGGCGTCATGTTCGGTTCGCCCGAAACCACCACGGGCGGCAACGCTTTGAAATTCTATGCATCGGTGCGCCTCGACATCCGCCGCATCGGCTCGGTCAAGGACCGCGACGAGGTCGTCGGCAACCAGACCCGCGTCAAGGTGGTCAAGAACAAGCTGGCGCCGCCCTTCAAAGTGGTCGAGTTCGATATCATGTACGGCGAAGGCGTGTCCAAGACCGGCGAACTGGTCGATCTTGGCGTCAAGGCTGGTGTGGTCGAGAAGTCGGGCGCCTGGTTCTCCTACAATTCGCAGCGCCTCGGCCAGGGCCGCGAGAATGCAAAACTGTTCCTGCGCGACAATCCCGACACCGCGCGCGAGATCGAACTGGCGCTCAGGCAGAACGCCGGATTGATCGCCGAGAAATTCCTTGAAAATGGCGGTTCTGAAGGTGGCGAAGACGGTTTTGAGGACGAAGCCGGCGCGATGTAGGGCAATGGCCAGAGTTCGGCCATAAATTCAGCCTATCACCTGATGCTTAAGTAACCGAGTTCTTTAATACCGCGTTCCAAACCGCCGGCCTTCGAGCCGGCGGTTTTCGTTTTCGGCAGACCGGTAAGCTCCTGGATTGGCCCAATTCCGTGTTTCTGGACAGGGTCGGGCGTGCCCGCTAAAAGGCCAAGTCTATTTTCTAAGACGCAGAGACCAGTTTCCGCCGGCTGTGCCGGCGGTTTTCGCGAAAAGGCAGCAGTCATGAGTGGCGTGAACGAGATCCGGTCGACATTTCTCGACTATTTCCGCAAGGAGGGCCATGAGGTCGTGGCCTCGAGCCCACTCGTGCCGCGCAACGATCCGACCTTGATGTTCACCAATGCCGGCATGGTGCAGTTCAAGAACGTCTTCACCGGTTTGGAGAAGCGGACTTATTCGCGCGCCACCACCGCCCAGAAGAGCGTTCGCGCCGGCGGCAAGCACAATGACCTCGACAATGTCGGCTACACCGCGCGCCATCTCACCTTCTTCGAGATGCTCGGCAATTTCTCCTTCGGCGACTATTTCAAGGAGCGCGCCATCGAGCTTGCCTGGAACCTGATCACCCGGGAGTTCGGGCTGAAGAAGGACAAGCTGCTGGTCACCGTCTATCACACCGACGACGAGGCGGCCGGCTTCTGGAAGAAGATTGCCGGTTTCTCGGACGATCGCATCATCCGCATCGCGACCTCGGACAATTTCTGGGCGATGGGCGACACCGGTCCCTGCGGGCCGTGCTCGGAAATCTTCATCGATCGTGGCGAGCACATCTGGGGTGGACCTCCCGGCAGTCCTGAGGAAGACGGCGACCGGTTTCTCGAATTCTGGAACCTGGTGTTCATGCAGTATGAACAGGTGACGAAGGAGCAGCGCATCGACCTGCCGCGCCCGTCGATCGACACCGGCATGGGCCTGGAGCGCATGGCCTCCATCCTGCAAGGGGTGGAAAGCGTCTTCGAGACCGACCTGTTCCGCCACCTGATCGATGCGGCGTCGTCCGCGCTTGGGCGGGCGCCTGGCGCGGAAACGGTGGCGTCCTACCGCGTCATTGCGGATCACCTGCGCTCGTCCTCCTTCCTGGTGGCCGACGGCGTGCTGCCGTCGAACGAAGGCCGCGGTTATGTGCTGCGCCGCATCATGCGCCGCGCCATGCGCCATGCGCAGTTGCTCGGCGCCCGCGATCCGCTGATGTGGAAGCTGATGCCGGCGCTGGTGCGCGAGATGGGCCAGGCCTATCCCGAGCTGGTGCGCGGCGAAGAGATGATTACCGAAACCCTGAAACTCGAGGAAACCCGCTTCCGCAAGACGCTGGTGCGCGGCCTTGGCCTGCTGTCGGAGGCGACGGAAAAGCTCCATGCCGGCGACATGCTGGACGGCGAGACTGCGTTCAAACTTTATGACACCTATGGCTTCCCGCTCGACCTGACGCAGGACGCGCTGCGGCAGCGCAACATCTCGGTCGATCTTGCCGGCTTCACCGACGCGATGGAACGGCAGAGGACCGAGGCGCGCGCTCACTGGGCAGGCTCCGGCGAGGCCGCGACCGAGACGGTCTGGTTCCCGATCCGCGAGAAGACCGGCGCCACCGAATTCCTCGGCTATGAGACAGAGCAAGCGGAAGGTCTCGTCCAGGCGCTGGTCAGGGAAGGCAAGACCGTGGACAGCGCCGGCAAGGGTGAAGCTGTTGCCGTGGTTGTCAACCAGACGCCGTTCTATGCCGAATCCGGCGGCCAGATGGGCGACACCGGCGTCATTTCGGGCGAGGGGTTCTCGATGGAGGTCTCCGACACGCAGAAGAAGGCGGATGGGCTGTTCGTGCATATCGGCAAGGTGATTAACGGCACGGTCAAGACGGGCGCCGCCGTCGAGCTGAAGGTCGACCATAACAGGCGCTCCAGGTTGCGCGCGAACCATTCGGCGACGCATCTCATCCATGAGGCGTTGCGCGAAGTGCTGGGCACCCATGTCGCCCAGAAGGGCTCGTTGGTCGCGCCCGAGCGGCTGCGCTTCGACATCTCGCACAACAAGCCGATCTCGGCCGAGGAACTCGAAGAAGTCGAGCGCATGGCCAACGAGATCGTCGTGCAGAACAGCCCGGTGACCACGCGGCTGATGTCGGTCGACGACGCCATTGCCGAGGGCGCCATGGCGCTGTTCGGCGAGAAGTACGGCGACGAGGTGCGCGTCGTGTCGATGGGCACTGGACTGCATGGCGCCAAGGCCAACCGGCCCTATTCGGTCGAGCTTTGCGGCGGCACCCATGTCAGGGCGACCGGCGATATCGGCCTTGTGCGCATCGTCTCGGACAGCGCGGTCGCCGCCGGTGTGCGCCGGATAGAGGCGCTGACCGGCGAAGCCGCGCGTAAGCATCTCGACGAGCAGGATCGGCGCCTTAAGACGGCTGCGGCGACCCTGAAGATTTCACCGGCCGACGTGCCGGCGCGTGTCGAGGCTTTGCTCGAAGAGCGCAAGAAGCTCGAGAAGGAACTGACCGAAGCGCGCAAGAAACTGGCGCTGGGCGGTGCGGGGGCTGGTGCGCCAGCTGAAAACGAAGTGGTGGCGGGCGTCGGCTTCCTCGGCAAGGCGGTCTCCGGTGTTTCGCCGAAGGATCTGAAGCCGCTGGCCGATGCCGGCAAGACCTCGCTCGGCTCCGGCGTCGTCGTCTTTGTCGGCGCCAGCGAGGACAACAAGGCGAGCGTCGTCGTCGCCGTGACCGATGACCTCGTCGGCCGCTTCAGCGCCGTAGACCTGGTGCGCGTGGCGTCCGCCGCATTGGGCGGGCAGGGCGGTGGCGGCCGGCCTGATATGGCGCAGGCTGGCGGCCCGGACGCGTCGAAGGCCAATGACGCGATCGCGGCGGTGAGGGCGGCGCTCGAAGCAGCATGAAAGTCCGATGAACGTCCTCGTTCTAGGCGGCTACGGACTGATCGGAGAGGCCGTCCTTGAACGGTTGCTTCAAGACGGCCACCACCTACTCGGCCTGGGCCGCGATATCGGACAGGCGCGGCGCCGCAGACCCCGCGTCCAGTGGATCGCGGCGGATATGTCGCGACTGCTCTCAGCGGCCGACTGGATTCCCCTGCTTGCCGGCGTGGAAGTGGTGGTGAACGCCGCAGGCGCTTTGCAGGATGGTCCTCGTGATCAGCTGGATGCGATCCACCGGCGTTCGGTCGCCGCGCTCATCGCCGCCTGTGAACAGGTGGGTGTGAACCAATTGGTACAGATTTCCGCGATTGGCGCAGATATCGCTTCCGACAGCACCTTTTTCCGGACCAAGGCGGAAGGTGACCGCGCCGTCGCTTCGTCGTCTCTGAACTGGACGATCCTGCGGCCCGGTCTGGTCATCGCGCCCGCCGCCTATGGCGGGACGGCTTTGTTGCGCGCGCTTGCCGCGAGTCCAGCAATTATCCCCGTAACGTTGGCGGATCGGCCGATCCAGACCGTATCGGTAACGGATGTCGCCGAGGCGGTATCGCGTGCGGTCGCCGGACGTCTGGCATGCGGGCAGATTATCGATCGGTCGAGCAACGGGCCAGGCCTCTTGCCGACGTCCTGCTTGAGTTTCGTGCTTGGCTCGGCCTGCCCAAGGCGCCGGTCGTGACGGTGCCGGCAATCGTCGGGAGGCTCGCCAGCGGCATCGCCGATGGACTTGGCGCTCTCGGGTGGCGGTCTCCCTTGCGCAGTGCGGCACTTGCCGCGCTGAAGCAAGGCGTTACCGGCAACGCCAAGGCCTGGACCGAAATTACCGGCCGTCCGCCGCAGTCGCTGGAAGCTACGCTGGCGGCAATGCCCGCACATGTTCAGGAGAGGTGGTTTGCGCGCCTGTGGCTGCTGAAACCGGTCGTGTTTGCCGTCCTGTCGATGTTCTGGTTGGCCTCCGGCATCGTCGGCTTCATCAGACAGGATGCAGCTGCGGACATTCTGGCATCGCGCGGCCTGTCGCCCGCTCTTGCGCTCTGGATGGTTCTCGCCGGAAGCGTCGCCGACATCCTGGTCGGCGCCGCCGTTTTGGTACGTTGGCTGGCTCGGGCGGGGCTGATGGCGATGATTGCCATCACCTTGGTTTATCTTGGCGCAGCGACCGTGCTTGCTCCCGATATCTGGCTCGATCCGCTCGGACCGTTGGTCAAGACCGTACCCGCGCTCTGCCTCGTCCTGGTGGCGCTGGCGATCCTGGAAGAGCGATGAACCTCTGGGCCGACATTCTGCGCTGGGTGCATGTCATCGGTGCAACGGTGCTGTTCGGCACTGGCGCTGGAATTGCCTTCTTCATGCTCATGGCGCAGCGTACCGGCCGGCCCGAGATCGTCGCCCATGTCGCAGGCACCGTCGTCATCGCCGATGCCATCTTCACCGCCACGGCTGTTGTGGTCCAGCCAATCACCGGCGCGCTTCTGGCCCGCGAGATCGGGTGGCCGCTGTCGCAGGGCTGGATCGTGCTTTCCTTGCTGCTCTATGTCGTAACCGGCGCGTTCTGGCTGCCGGTTGTCTGGATACAGTTGCGCATACGTGATCTGGCTCGGCAGGCGGCACGTGAAAACGCGCCGTTGCCGGACGAGGAAAAGCGCCTCTTCCGCATCTGGTTCGTCTGCGGTTTTCCAGCCTTTGCCGCGGTGCTTGCAATCCTCTGGCTGATGGTGACACGGCCCGAGATCAGATTGTAGCCTCCCGCTCCTGAGCGTGGCCTCCAGGCTTGGTGCTAACCGACCTTCTCGGTTTTGGCAAAGCTCGGGCGAGCGGCGATGCGCGCATACCAGTCGCTTATGTCAGCAAACCGCGCCAGCAGCTCGCGCCCGTCGGCAACCTTGACGAAATAGCCGATAATCGGCGCCGCGTGCAGATCGGCCAGCGTCAGCTGCTCGCCAAGCAGCCAGGATCTTTGGGCCTTGAGGGAGGTCAGCACTGTGAGCACGGTTTCTGCTTGGCGCAAACCGCTAGCGATCAAAGATTCGTCCGGTCGCTCCTTCTCCAGCCGCTCGACGGCGACGTCCCACACCATCGATTTGTAACCATAAGCATCAAGCATGCCGATGATCTGGCCCATCCTGGCGCGGCCGCGCGCATTCGCCGGCTGAAGCGCCGGACCGTCGAACGCCTCGTCGACATAGCGCGCGATCGCACTGGTCTCGAAGAGACGGAAACCATCGTGCTCGAAAGCCGGAATGCGGCCGAACGGATGGCGTTCGAGAAACCACGCCGGAATGCCGTCAGCGGCGAAGATGTCGAGCGGTACGAGCTCGTAGTCGATACCCTTCTCCTCCAGCGCCATCCGTGCGATGCGTACGTAAACGCTGTAATCCGCGCCGTAGAGCACCGGTTTGGTCACGCTGCCAGCCATCGCTTTGCTCTCGTTGGCCCAAAAAGCGAAGCCTCCTTTCGGAGCCTTCGGCATGCCGAAATTCGGGGTTACGCCATCGCCTTCTGTAAATTCTCGTCGATCTTGTCGAGGAAGCCGGTGGTCGAGAGCCAGGGCTGGTCGGGGCCGATCAGCAGCGACAGGTCCTTGGTCATGAAACCGGACTCGACGGTCTGGATGCAGACCTTTTCCAGCGTCTCGGCAAAACGCTTCAGTTCGGCGTTGTCGTCGAGCTTGGCGCGGTGCGCGAGACCGCGCGTCCAAGCAAAAATCGAGGCGATCGAATTGGTCGACGTTTCCTCGCCCTTCTGATGCTGGCGGTAGTGGCGGGTGACGGTGCCGTGCGCGGCTTCCGCTTCGACTGTCTTGCCGTCCGGCGTCATCAGCACCGAGGTCATCAGGCCAAGCGACCCGAAACCCTGCGCGACCGTGTCGGACTGCACGTCGCCGTCATAGTTCTTGCAGGCCCAGACATAGCCGCCCGACCATTTCAGGCTCGAGGCCACCATGTCGTCGATCAGGCGGTGTTCGTACCATAGCTTCTTCGCCTTGAACTCGGCCTCGAATTCGGCCTCGTAGACCTCCTGGAAGATGTCCTTGAAGCGGCCGTCATAGGCCTTGAGGATGGTGTTCTTGGTCGACAGATAGACCGGGTAGTTGCGCAGCAGGCCGTAATTCAGCGAGGCGCGGGCGAATTCGCGGATCGACTCGTCGAGATTGTACATGGCCATGGCGACGCCGGCACCGGGCGCGTCGAACACGTCATGCTCGATCACCTGTCCGTCCTCGCCGACGAACTTGATCGTCAGCTTGCCCTTGCCGGGAAAGCGGAAATCGGTGGCGCGGTATTGGTCGCCGAAGGCATGGCGGCCGACGATGATCGGCTTGGTCCAGCCGGGCACCAGGCGCGGCACGTTCTTCATGATGATCGGCTCGCGGAAGATGGTGCCGCCGAGGATGTTGCGGATGGTGCCGTTCGGCGACTTCCACATCTTCTTCAGCTTGAATTCCTCGACGCGCTGTTCGTCGGGGGTGATCGTCGCGCATTTTACGCCGACGCCGTATTTCTTGATGGCATTGGCCGAATCGATGGTCACCTGGTCGTTGGTGGCGTCGCGGTGCTCGATGCCGAGGTCGTAATATTCGAGCTTGAGGTCGAGATAAGGGTGGATCAGCTTGTCCTTGATGAACTGCCAGATGATGCGGGTCATCTCGTCGCCGTCGAGTTCGACGACCGGGTTCGCCACCTTGATCTTCGCCATGGAAAGAATGCCTCGTTGCTGGGAATGAACGGCCTTGCCAGCATGGCATTCGGCCGGGGATGCCGCCCGTATATCAAAGCGCTTTTGGCCGCGCAAACGGCGATCGGTCACGAATTGGAGCCTGGGTGGTCGCCATTTGCGAATGCTTCATTTTCGCGGCCGAATATGGCAGGGGACGCTGAAATGCCGCAAACAGCAGTTCATTGACAATCATGCCCGTCACCAAAGATCCCGATAACGCTTCAGCCGCCGGTCCAGCGATCATCCTCGTCGAGCCGCAGCTCGGCGAGAATATCGGCATGGTCGCCCGCGCCATGGCCAATTTCGGCTTGGTCGAACTGCGCCTGGTCAACCCGCGCGACGGCTGGCCGAGCGAGAAGGCGCGCGCCGCCGCCAGCCGCGCCGACCATGTCATCGATGCCGTCACCGTGTTCGACGATCTGGCCTCGGCGCTTGCCGACCTGAACTTTGTTTTCGCAACCACGGCCAGGCAGCGCGATGGCTTCAAAGCCGTGCGCGGGCCGGTGGAGGCGGGCAGGGTGCTACGCGCCCGTCACGGAATGGGGCAGCGCACCGGCATCCTGTTCGGCCGCGAGCGCTTCGGCCTCTACAATGACGAGGTTGGCCTCGCCGACGAGATCGTCACCTTCCCGGTCGATCCTGATTTCTCCTCGCTCAACATCGCCCAGGCGGCCCTGCTGATGTCCTACGAGTGGATGAAGTCCGGCCTGGAAGACGAGACCAAAACCAATTTTGCGGGTCCAGACATGAAGCCGGCAAGCAAGGAAGAGCTGCATGGCCTGTTCGCCTATCTGGAGGGCGCGCTCGAAGCACGCGGCTACTTCCGCCCCGCGCCGAAGAAGCCGAAGATGGTCGACAATCTGCGCGCCGTGCTGACGCGGGCCGGCTTTGCCGAGCCGGAACTGAAAGTGCTGCGCGGCATCATTTCCTCCCTCGACAGGTTTTCGCCGGCCATGCCGCGCGGCGACGGCTCTCCCGGCGATGATCCGAGACGATTGCCGGCCGCCGCCGCGCGTGCACGCAAGGCGGAGGTTGATCGCCCGCCTGACGCCAATGGCGACGACAACGACAAACCGCCGCTGGGCGGCAAGGCAACCGACAATGACTGAGCGGCCGATCCTGATGTTCGATTCCGGCGTCGGCGGGCTGACAGTGCTGCGCGAGGCGCGCGTCCTGATGCCGGACCGGCGCTTCATCTATGTCGCGGACGATGCGGCCTTTCCTTTCGGTGCTTGGGAAGAGCCGGCGCTGCGGACCCACATACTCAATCTCTTCGCCAAGCTGCTCGACCGCTTTGCGCCGGCAATTTCCGTCATCGCCTGCAACACCGCCTCGACGCTGGTGATCGATGCGCTACGCGACAGATTTCCTGACCATCCCTTTGTCGGCACCGTGCCGGCGGTCAAGCCGGCGGCCGAGCGCACGCGTTCGGGTCTGGTCTCGGTACTGGCGACGCCGGGCACCGTGAAGCGGCAATACACACGCGACCTGATCAGCAAATGGGCGCAGAAATGCCATGTTCGCCTGGTCGGCAGCGACAGGCTGGCGGGGCTTGCCGAAGTCTATATGCGCGAGGGCTTTGTCGACGAGGAGGCCGTACGCGCCGAGATCGCGCCCTGCTTCATGGAACATGACGGTCTCAGGACCGATATCGTGGTGCTGGCCTGCACACACTACCCCTTTCTGGTCAACCGCATGCGCAAGACCGCACCCTGGCCGGTCGACTGGATCGATCCGGCCGAAGCGATTGCCCGGCGAGCCCTTTCGCTGTTGCCGCCTCTCGATGGATCGCCGCCGCAAGGCGAGCCCGATATCGCAGTATTCACCTCCGGCAAGGCGGATTTCGCCGTCAGCCGGCTGATGCAGGGCTTTGGATTATCCGTCCGCCACTAGAGCAATTCCAGGAAAAGTGCGTAGCGGTTTTCCGTCCGGGATTGCGTAAAAACAAAGGGCTAGAGCGGGTCAACGACTCTATCGAACGCTGAACCGCTCTAGGTGGTGGAAACGTTCGCCGCTCAAACAGGTTCGAACACGATGCTGCGTCGGTCCGGGTCGGCCAGGACCAGCCTCAGCGTAAGACCGTCGCCCTGTTTGATCCCAGTGGCCTTTACGATCGCAACGACAGGCATATCGGAAAGCTGAACGCGCACGCCGTGGTCGACGAAGTCGGTGACAACGGCTTTGAACGTTTCCCCCTCGCGTCCCTTCAGCATTACCGCCTCCGCAAGGTCGATGGCCGCATGGTTGATCTGCGAAGCGCGGCTATCCGCACGTCCCATCACCTTCGGCAATCTGGCGAACGCATCAATGACGGCCTGCGGCACGGGCTGGCCGTTTGCGATGGCCAGTGCGCAGCGCACGACATAGCGATCGGCCAATCGCCTGAGTGGCGCGGTTGCATGGGCATAGGTTGCGGCCATTGCCTCATGCCAGGGGACAATGCCCTCCTGGTAGGGCTGGTATGACGCGCCGGGGCTAGCATGTCGGATTTCCAGCATTAGCGCCGCCTGTTGCGGATCGCTGGGATCGAGGGTTTGCTGATAGTCCCGCAAGCTGGTGGAGTCTGGCCAAGACAGGCCGAGGGCCTGTGCGGCGTTGCGCAGTCTTTTCACCTTGAAGGCGTCCGGCTCCGACATCACCCGGAACAACCCGGTATGGTGCGCAAGCATGGCGTCGGCAATCGCCATGTTGGTCGCCAGCGAAAGCGCGGCATTGTCTTGTTCGGATTGGAGCAGAGGTCTGAATGAAAGCCGGAATGTGCCGTCTGCCAGCCTTTCAACCTCTTGCTCGGGAGGGTCGACGCGCGAAGCGCCACGACGCTTCTCGTTCATCGCCATGCGCCGCGCCAGCTCGGCGAAGCCGAACGGGAGATCGGAAGACTGCACACTTTCATAGGCGAGCTTAGCGCGGCTTTGAATGATCGACCGCTCCGCGCCGTCCAATGCCGCCGCGCCATCCTCGGCAACCCGAACGGTGAAGACGACCGCTGGGCGTGGTCCATCCGACAGCAGACTCGCCGCCCCCTCGGCAATTATCGGCGGGTAGAGTCCGGCCTTGCCGTCCGGCAAGTACAGCGTCTCGCCCCGCGTCCAGGCTTCGAGATCTATTGCGTCGCCGTCCGCGACGAACCAAGCCACGTCGGCAATGGCATACTGCAGCAGAAGATCACTGCCGCTCACCTCGATCGAGAACGCCTGGTCAAGATCGGTGGAGGCAGCCGGATCGAGCGTGACGAACGGCATCGCCGTTCGATCGGCATGCTGGTTCGGCACACGCCTGGCCGCCGCCT
The genomic region above belongs to Mesorhizobium sp. B4-1-4 and contains:
- the recA gene encoding recombinase RecA → MAQNTLRLVEDKAVDKSKALDAALSQIERAFGKGSIMRLGANEQVVEIETVPTGSLGLDIALGVGGLPRGRIIEIYGPESSGKTTLALHTVAEAQKKGGICAFVDAEHALDPVYARKLGVDLENLLISQPDTGEQALEICDTLVRSGAIDVLVVDSVAALTPRAEIEGEMGDSLPGLQARLMSQALRKLTASISRSNTMVIFINQIRMKIGVMFGSPETTTGGNALKFYASVRLDIRRIGSVKDRDEVVGNQTRVKVVKNKLAPPFKVVEFDIMYGEGVSKTGELVDLGVKAGVVEKSGAWFSYNSQRLGQGRENAKLFLRDNPDTAREIELALRQNAGLIAEKFLENGGSEGGEDGFEDEAGAM
- the alaS gene encoding alanine--tRNA ligase, producing MSGVNEIRSTFLDYFRKEGHEVVASSPLVPRNDPTLMFTNAGMVQFKNVFTGLEKRTYSRATTAQKSVRAGGKHNDLDNVGYTARHLTFFEMLGNFSFGDYFKERAIELAWNLITREFGLKKDKLLVTVYHTDDEAAGFWKKIAGFSDDRIIRIATSDNFWAMGDTGPCGPCSEIFIDRGEHIWGGPPGSPEEDGDRFLEFWNLVFMQYEQVTKEQRIDLPRPSIDTGMGLERMASILQGVESVFETDLFRHLIDAASSALGRAPGAETVASYRVIADHLRSSSFLVADGVLPSNEGRGYVLRRIMRRAMRHAQLLGARDPLMWKLMPALVREMGQAYPELVRGEEMITETLKLEETRFRKTLVRGLGLLSEATEKLHAGDMLDGETAFKLYDTYGFPLDLTQDALRQRNISVDLAGFTDAMERQRTEARAHWAGSGEAATETVWFPIREKTGATEFLGYETEQAEGLVQALVREGKTVDSAGKGEAVAVVVNQTPFYAESGGQMGDTGVISGEGFSMEVSDTQKKADGLFVHIGKVINGTVKTGAAVELKVDHNRRSRLRANHSATHLIHEALREVLGTHVAQKGSLVAPERLRFDISHNKPISAEELEEVERMANEIVVQNSPVTTRLMSVDDAIAEGAMALFGEKYGDEVRVVSMGTGLHGAKANRPYSVELCGGTHVRATGDIGLVRIVSDSAVAAGVRRIEALTGEAARKHLDEQDRRLKTAAATLKISPADVPARVEALLEERKKLEKELTEARKKLALGGAGAGAPAENEVVAGVGFLGKAVSGVSPKDLKPLADAGKTSLGSGVVVFVGASEDNKASVVVAVTDDLVGRFSAVDLVRVASAALGGQGGGGRPDMAQAGGPDASKANDAIAAVRAALEAA
- a CDS encoding NAD(P)H-binding protein, with protein sequence MNVLVLGGYGLIGEAVLERLLQDGHHLLGLGRDIGQARRRRPRVQWIAADMSRLLSAADWIPLLAGVEVVVNAAGALQDGPRDQLDAIHRRSVAALIAACEQVGVNQLVQISAIGADIASDSTFFRTKAEGDRAVASSSLNWTILRPGLVIAPAAYGGTALLRALAASPAIIPVTLADRPIQTVSVTDVAEAVSRAVAGRLACGQIIDRSSNGPGLLPTSCLSFVLGSACPRRRS
- a CDS encoding DoxX-like family protein — encoded protein: MTVPAIVGRLASGIADGLGALGWRSPLRSAALAALKQGVTGNAKAWTEITGRPPQSLEATLAAMPAHVQERWFARLWLLKPVVFAVLSMFWLASGIVGFIRQDAAADILASRGLSPALALWMVLAGSVADILVGAAVLVRWLARAGLMAMIAITLVYLGAATVLAPDIWLDPLGPLVKTVPALCLVLVALAILEER
- a CDS encoding DUF2269 family protein encodes the protein MNLWADILRWVHVIGATVLFGTGAGIAFFMLMAQRTGRPEIVAHVAGTVVIADAIFTATAVVVQPITGALLAREIGWPLSQGWIVLSLLLYVVTGAFWLPVVWIQLRIRDLARQAARENAPLPDEEKRLFRIWFVCGFPAFAAVLAILWLMVTRPEIRL
- a CDS encoding glutathione S-transferase family protein, which codes for MTKPVLYGADYSVYVRIARMALEEKGIDYELVPLDIFAADGIPAWFLERHPFGRIPAFEHDGFRLFETSAIARYVDEAFDGPALQPANARGRARMGQIIGMLDAYGYKSMVWDVAVERLEKERPDESLIASGLRQAETVLTVLTSLKAQRSWLLGEQLTLADLHAAPIIGYFVKVADGRELLARFADISDWYARIAARPSFAKTEKVG
- a CDS encoding NADP-dependent isocitrate dehydrogenase, whose translation is MAKIKVANPVVELDGDEMTRIIWQFIKDKLIHPYLDLKLEYYDLGIEHRDATNDQVTIDSANAIKKYGVGVKCATITPDEQRVEEFKLKKMWKSPNGTIRNILGGTIFREPIIMKNVPRLVPGWTKPIIVGRHAFGDQYRATDFRFPGKGKLTIKFVGEDGQVIEHDVFDAPGAGVAMAMYNLDESIREFARASLNYGLLRNYPVYLSTKNTILKAYDGRFKDIFQEVYEAEFEAEFKAKKLWYEHRLIDDMVASSLKWSGGYVWACKNYDGDVQSDTVAQGFGSLGLMTSVLMTPDGKTVEAEAAHGTVTRHYRQHQKGEETSTNSIASIFAWTRGLAHRAKLDDNAELKRFAETLEKVCIQTVESGFMTKDLSLLIGPDQPWLSTTGFLDKIDENLQKAMA
- a CDS encoding RNA methyltransferase, translated to MPVTKDPDNASAAGPAIILVEPQLGENIGMVARAMANFGLVELRLVNPRDGWPSEKARAAASRADHVIDAVTVFDDLASALADLNFVFATTARQRDGFKAVRGPVEAGRVLRARHGMGQRTGILFGRERFGLYNDEVGLADEIVTFPVDPDFSSLNIAQAALLMSYEWMKSGLEDETKTNFAGPDMKPASKEELHGLFAYLEGALEARGYFRPAPKKPKMVDNLRAVLTRAGFAEPELKVLRGIISSLDRFSPAMPRGDGSPGDDPRRLPAAAARARKAEVDRPPDANGDDNDKPPLGGKATDND
- the murI gene encoding glutamate racemase; the protein is MTERPILMFDSGVGGLTVLREARVLMPDRRFIYVADDAAFPFGAWEEPALRTHILNLFAKLLDRFAPAISVIACNTASTLVIDALRDRFPDHPFVGTVPAVKPAAERTRSGLVSVLATPGTVKRQYTRDLISKWAQKCHVRLVGSDRLAGLAEVYMREGFVDEEAVRAEIAPCFMEHDGLRTDIVVLACTHYPFLVNRMRKTAPWPVDWIDPAEAIARRALSLLPPLDGSPPQGEPDIAVFTSGKADFAVSRLMQGFGLSVRH
- a CDS encoding RNB domain-containing ribonuclease, translating into MPFVTLDPAASTDLDQAFSIEVSGSDLLLQYAIADVAWFVADGDAIDLEAWTRGETLYLPDGKAGLYPPIIAEGAASLLSDGPRPAVVFTVRVAEDGAAALDGAERSIIQSRAKLAYESVQSSDLPFGFAELARRMAMNEKRRGASRVDPPEQEVERLADGTFRLSFRPLLQSEQDNAALSLATNMAIADAMLAHHTGLFRVMSEPDAFKVKRLRNAAQALGLSWPDSTSLRDYQQTLDPSDPQQAALMLEIRHASPGASYQPYQEGIVPWHEAMAATYAHATAPLRRLADRYVVRCALAIANGQPVPQAVIDAFARLPKVMGRADSRASQINHAAIDLAEAVMLKGREGETFKAVVTDFVDHGVRVQLSDMPVVAIVKATGIKQGDGLTLRLVLADPDRRSIVFEPV